Proteins encoded by one window of SAR202 cluster bacterium:
- a CDS encoding exo-alpha-sialidase — protein MGNPGLRRSILALSHPATILAVVVMLANDHVFKRLWDSWWTGKLSDVAWVVFTPFIFAAALSLIAPRRFRGSERTIAAIALGTVGVWYALYNLSAPAHVATLRLLSVLSGWEVFMARDATDVIAIPIGLAVSVWVWLRPIQPRPWLETRGWIVASLCALATVATSYGDYTLGVYCFVEKDGVINALVGPELDEVYSTDDGGLTWTWVAPWADAACDYDSRHAGVVSIPDSRIQYRFARGAGIDRSTDGGATWTKLVDTAALTMEARAY, from the coding sequence ATGGGCAACCCCGGTTTAAGACGGTCCATCCTGGCGCTATCTCACCCCGCCACCATCCTTGCCGTGGTGGTGATGCTCGCAAACGACCACGTCTTCAAGCGGCTGTGGGACTCGTGGTGGACCGGGAAGCTGAGCGACGTCGCCTGGGTGGTCTTCACGCCTTTCATCTTCGCCGCGGCGCTCTCGCTCATCGCGCCCCGGCGATTCCGGGGCTCGGAGCGAACGATAGCCGCCATCGCGTTGGGCACCGTCGGGGTGTGGTACGCCCTCTACAACCTTTCGGCTCCGGCGCACGTCGCCACGCTGCGTCTGCTGTCGGTCCTCTCCGGCTGGGAAGTCTTCATGGCCCGCGATGCGACGGACGTGATCGCCATTCCCATCGGGCTCGCCGTTTCCGTCTGGGTGTGGCTGCGGCCGATCCAGCCGCGCCCATGGCTCGAGACGCGCGGCTGGATCGTGGCTAGCCTCTGCGCCCTTGCCACCGTGGCGACGAGCTATGGAGACTATACTTTGGGAGTCTACTGCTTTGTTGAAAAAGATGGCGTCATAAATGCCCTCGTCGGTCCAGAACTCGATGAGGTTTACTCAACTGACGACGGAGGGCTGACCTGGACGTGGGTCGCGCCATGGGCAGATGCAGCCTGCGACTACGACAGCCGACACGCCGGTGTCGTCAGCATTCCCGACAGCCGAATTCAGTACAGGTTTGCTCGGGGCGCGGGAATCGACCGTTCTACGGATGGCGGGGCGACCTGGACAAAGCTGGTCGACACTGCTGCGTTAACGATGGAGGCGCGGGCGTACTAA
- a CDS encoding alkaline phosphatase family protein: MKSVLIIGFDGLQPSQVTPELMPNLARFAARGVFFENHHPVYPSLTRVNVASIATGRYPGNHGIAGNSFVAREFNESRVLPALLPELTELLKETGRFLLCPNLAQAVTGAGKTFVSLGMGSSGNAFIHGFSPDRPGAYTSHPEFSMPDALNVGVEHKYGKWPERQFPDLARLSYGARVMAEHLLPEYSPDVAVFWAGEPDVSQHKTGVSSAMARKGLAEADRAFATLMAYLEKSGKASDTDVIVVSDHGYSQVTDFVDVKRLAADAGFGPEPSKGGVVIAPNNGSVSFYVIGRSRDVADRLAAWLMAQPWCGALIADDSLRIEGAIAASRVAVHGERVPDIMMSFAWDSKPNSAGVPGHAYSCDHVIGEGDHGSMSGHEMRNTLIAAGPSFKSRMRIAMPTGNVDVAPTVLHLLGLAGGEAMDGRVVREAIAGGPSPESIECNTEVVEAGRKQNGLAFSQYVKVTTVGKTVYVDEGNRAGAPA; the protein is encoded by the coding sequence ATGAAGTCAGTCCTGATCATTGGATTCGACGGCCTACAACCGTCGCAGGTCACGCCGGAGCTAATGCCCAACCTTGCGAGATTCGCCGCGCGCGGCGTCTTCTTCGAGAATCACCACCCGGTCTACCCGTCGCTCACCCGCGTGAACGTAGCCTCGATCGCAACCGGCCGGTATCCCGGGAATCACGGGATTGCAGGTAACTCGTTTGTCGCCCGCGAATTCAACGAGTCCAGAGTTCTCCCGGCCCTTCTGCCCGAGCTGACGGAGCTTCTCAAAGAGACGGGCAGATTCTTGCTGTGTCCTAATCTTGCCCAGGCGGTAACGGGCGCCGGGAAGACGTTCGTTTCGCTCGGCATGGGTTCCAGCGGCAACGCCTTCATACATGGGTTCTCCCCGGACAGGCCCGGCGCGTACACCTCGCACCCTGAGTTCAGTATGCCGGACGCACTGAACGTGGGTGTTGAGCACAAGTACGGCAAATGGCCGGAGCGGCAATTTCCCGACCTTGCGCGTTTATCCTACGGCGCCCGGGTAATGGCCGAGCATCTCCTGCCCGAGTACAGCCCGGACGTTGCAGTCTTCTGGGCGGGCGAGCCGGATGTTTCGCAGCACAAGACCGGGGTCTCCTCCGCTATGGCCCGAAAGGGGCTGGCGGAGGCTGACCGGGCCTTCGCAACCCTGATGGCCTACCTGGAGAAGTCAGGCAAGGCCTCGGACACTGACGTAATTGTTGTATCCGACCACGGGTACTCCCAGGTGACGGACTTCGTTGACGTGAAGCGGCTTGCCGCGGATGCTGGCTTTGGCCCGGAGCCGAGCAAGGGAGGTGTGGTAATCGCACCCAACAACGGCTCTGTCTCCTTCTATGTAATTGGCCGAAGTAGGGACGTTGCCGACAGGCTGGCGGCGTGGCTCATGGCCCAGCCGTGGTGCGGCGCGTTGATTGCGGACGACTCCCTGAGGATCGAAGGGGCCATAGCGGCGTCACGGGTCGCCGTTCATGGAGAGCGCGTGCCGGACATCATGATGTCGTTCGCGTGGGACTCAAAGCCCAATAGCGCGGGCGTGCCGGGCCACGCCTATAGCTGCGACCACGTAATCGGCGAGGGCGACCACGGGTCAATGAGCGGCCACGAGATGCGGAATACGCTCATTGCGGCAGGTCCGAGCTTCAAGTCTCGAATGCGGATAGCCATGCCTACAGGTAACGTGGACGTTGCGCCGACGGTTCTTCACCTGCTCGGCCTCGCCGGAGGTGAGGCCATGGACGGGCGTGTCGTCCGGGAGGCGATCGCAGGCGGGCCTTCGCCCGAAAGTATCGAATGCAACACGGAAGTAGTTGAGGCGGGCCGGAAACAGAATGGTCTTGCCTTTTCCCAGTATGTGAAGGTAACTACGGTCGGCAAGACGGTATACGTGGACGAAGGGAACAGAGCAGGGGCGCCTGCATGA
- a CDS encoding RNA-binding protein — translation MNIYIGNLNFEVNDAALQQHFSSFGEVTSARVIVDRYTGRSRGFGFVEMSSAADGQKAIDELNSKEFRGRVLTVNEAKPREAGAGRPATQ, via the coding sequence ATGAATATCTATATCGGTAACCTGAACTTTGAAGTCAACGACGCGGCGCTGCAGCAACACTTCTCATCGTTCGGCGAAGTGACGTCCGCCAGGGTGATCGTGGACCGGTATACAGGCAGGTCTCGCGGCTTCGGCTTTGTGGAAATGTCCAGCGCCGCCGATGGCCAGAAGGCAATCGATGAGCTCAACAGCAAGGAGTTTCGCGGCCGCGTCCTCACAGTGAACGAAGCCAAGCCCAGAGAGGCCGGTGCGGGCCGCCCCGCGACGCAGTAA
- a CDS encoding D-glycerate dehydrogenase: MSKPSVFITRAQNEPAATVLEKEFTVEIWPLNSPPPRHVMETAVQSHSALLTEAGDRIDAALIGKAKGLKVIANKAIGTDNVDIAAASRNGIRVSNTPGLLEETCADMAFALMLNVSCKVSFADRMVRAGLWTSFDITPYLGVDVHHKTIGIVGMGGIAKGVARRARGFSMQVLYWSRTRRPEAERELGLEWTPTLDSLLECSDFVSLHVPLTAETRGLIGLPQFERMRSTAVLVNTARGAVVDHAALYSALSARMIAGAGIDVVDPEPLPKDSPLLELPNIVITPHIGTASRATFETMIMLAAANISAALSGKPMPSCVNPEAR, from the coding sequence TTGTCGAAACCGTCTGTCTTCATTACCCGTGCGCAAAACGAGCCGGCCGCAACCGTGCTGGAAAAGGAGTTCACGGTAGAGATCTGGCCGCTGAACTCACCACCGCCCCGGCATGTCATGGAAACGGCGGTGCAGTCCCACAGCGCGCTTCTGACCGAGGCCGGCGACAGGATAGACGCCGCTCTCATCGGCAAGGCGAAGGGGCTGAAGGTCATCGCCAACAAGGCAATCGGAACGGACAACGTTGACATCGCCGCTGCCAGCCGCAACGGCATTCGCGTCTCGAATACCCCAGGACTTCTCGAAGAGACGTGCGCGGATATGGCCTTCGCCCTGATGCTAAACGTCTCGTGCAAGGTATCGTTCGCGGACAGGATGGTGCGCGCGGGGCTCTGGACCTCTTTCGACATCACTCCTTACCTTGGGGTCGATGTCCACCACAAGACCATTGGCATCGTCGGCATGGGCGGGATAGCGAAGGGCGTCGCACGGCGCGCGCGAGGCTTCAGCATGCAGGTCCTTTACTGGTCGCGCACGCGACGGCCGGAAGCCGAGCGGGAGCTGGGCTTGGAATGGACGCCCACGCTGGACAGCCTGCTCGAGTGCTCGGACTTCGTGTCGCTTCACGTGCCGTTGACCGCCGAGACACGCGGGCTCATTGGCCTCCCGCAGTTCGAGAGAATGCGCAGCACGGCCGTGCTTGTGAACACCGCCAGGGGGGCCGTTGTCGACCACGCTGCTCTCTACAGCGCGCTCTCGGCGCGGATGATCGCAGGGGCTGGCATCGACGTGGTGGACCCCGAGCCACTGCCGAAAGACAGCCCTCTCCTGGAGTTGCCGAATATAGTCATAACGCCCCACATAGGCACCGCAAGCAGGGCCACTTTCGAAACGATGATAATGCTCGCGGCCGCCAACATCAGCGCCGCCCTCTCAGGAAAGCCGATGCCAAGCTGCGTTAACCCGGAGGCAAGATGA
- the ggt gene encoding gamma-glutamyltransferase, protein MSNTFAHPMTTRPVVMGVNGMVTSAHPLSSLAGAQVLQDGGNAVDAAIAVATTLGIVEPYMSGAGGIGMALVYMAREGRVRALNFSGRAPRAADTARFTDDTKETGILAPLIPGNVAGWMELHRTYGSLDRERLFRPAVGYARNGFPITHINSLVIHQSAARLRRFPTSAAFMLEAGGKPPAAGVKFRMPQAADTLEKIARHGPDIFYKGEIAEKLARFSKEMNGLITAQDLADYRVEWQEPIAIDYRGYRVHVTPPNSTGFQILQTLKVIEGFSGADITHHGIESVHILMEAVKLCVTDRIKWGGDPDYTKIPVKAVLSDGYAARQRRRIDRSAAASVMGERFALNRPMGALTPGSPEEFDGGMTTHFAVADRDGNVVSVTQTLGGYFGSGVVVGDTGLFLNNMCSYFDLEEGSSNRIGPWKRVDFVISPTQTFKDGKFFLSMGTPGGWGIPQTTSQLLMNVLDHGMNVQQAVEAPRFRYYRDRYVEMEERFPLNLRQSLEMKGHKVGIVEAWSRSVGGAHAIQVDAASGTFHGGADPRRDGVAIGL, encoded by the coding sequence TTGTCAAACACCTTCGCCCACCCGATGACCACACGCCCTGTTGTAATGGGCGTTAACGGCATGGTGACCTCTGCCCACCCACTGTCATCCCTCGCGGGCGCGCAGGTACTTCAGGATGGCGGCAACGCCGTCGACGCCGCAATTGCGGTCGCGACTACCCTCGGTATTGTAGAGCCGTATATGTCCGGTGCCGGCGGCATCGGCATGGCGCTGGTCTACATGGCCCGCGAAGGCCGCGTGAGGGCGCTCAACTTCTCCGGCAGGGCGCCCAGGGCGGCAGATACGGCCCGCTTCACGGACGACACAAAGGAAACGGGAATTCTCGCCCCCCTCATTCCTGGCAACGTGGCGGGCTGGATGGAGCTCCACAGGACCTACGGCTCGCTCGATCGTGAGCGCCTGTTCCGTCCCGCCGTGGGCTACGCCCGCAACGGCTTCCCAATCACGCACATCAACAGTCTTGTTATTCATCAGAGCGCCGCGCGCCTCCGCCGCTTTCCGACCTCCGCCGCGTTCATGCTTGAGGCCGGGGGAAAGCCGCCTGCTGCGGGGGTGAAGTTCCGGATGCCCCAGGCCGCCGATACCCTTGAGAAGATCGCCAGGCACGGTCCGGACATCTTCTATAAAGGAGAGATAGCGGAGAAGCTGGCTAGGTTCAGCAAGGAAATGAACGGGCTGATCACAGCCCAGGACCTCGCAGATTACCGCGTGGAGTGGCAGGAGCCCATCGCCATCGACTACCGCGGCTACCGGGTCCACGTAACGCCCCCCAACTCAACGGGCTTCCAGATCCTCCAGACCCTCAAGGTAATAGAGGGCTTTTCCGGTGCCGACATCACGCACCACGGCATAGAGTCCGTTCACATTCTCATGGAAGCCGTGAAGCTCTGCGTCACGGACCGCATCAAGTGGGGCGGCGACCCTGACTACACAAAGATCCCCGTCAAGGCCGTGCTATCCGACGGGTACGCAGCCAGGCAGAGGCGGCGCATCGACCGTTCCGCCGCCGCCTCTGTGATGGGCGAGCGGTTCGCGCTCAACCGGCCCATGGGCGCGCTGACGCCGGGGAGCCCGGAAGAGTTCGACGGTGGCATGACCACCCACTTCGCGGTTGCGGACCGCGACGGCAACGTCGTCTCGGTCACCCAGACGCTGGGCGGATACTTTGGCTCGGGGGTTGTCGTTGGGGACACCGGCCTCTTCCTTAATAACATGTGCAGCTATTTCGACCTGGAAGAGGGCAGCTCTAACCGCATTGGGCCATGGAAGCGCGTAGACTTTGTGATCTCGCCAACACAGACCTTCAAGGACGGCAAGTTCTTTCTTAGCATGGGCACTCCCGGCGGGTGGGGAATCCCTCAGACCACGTCCCAGCTCCTGATGAACGTCCTTGACCATGGTATGAACGTGCAGCAGGCCGTGGAGGCCCCCCGTTTCCGGTACTATCGCGACCGTTACGTTGAAATGGAAGAGCGCTTCCCGCTGAACCTGAGGCAGTCGCTGGAGATGAAGGGCCACAAGGTTGGGATCGTTGAGGCATGGTCCCGCAGCGTCGGAGGGGCGCACGCCATCCAGGTGGACGCGGCCTCCGGAACGTTCCATGGCGGCGCAGACCCTCGACGCGATGGGGTGGCGATAGGGTTGTAG